A DNA window from Arachis duranensis cultivar V14167 chromosome 3, aradu.V14167.gnm2.J7QH, whole genome shotgun sequence contains the following coding sequences:
- the LOC107480927 gene encoding uncharacterized protein LOC107480927, with the protein MTKGAQTSQRVETRHRAEVADLELEDENYDPEADEVPSFDDHIDNLFAAQEVEGQHNNGKCKDTDFWEVTVIEDGVRKASRLSVKEAIALPSNIKIVLPFNKELQLIGQATGLFSVFLGSLGVDYSHFPICANSWKHVNKAKKEHAYNIIKRVFHYENGVVGKTKRDIMKRIRKNWKDTKHHLYHRCYKEIKTYEENLKHHPKGIEENEWKNFIDYRQKEETKEAIANIERQDGSSKHLSQNDSLA; encoded by the exons ATGACTAAAGGAGCTCAGACATCAC AACGCGTAGAGACTCGGCATCGTGCGGAAGTGGCTGATCTTGAATTAGAGGATGAGAATTATGACCCAGAGGCGGATGAAGTTCCGTCGTTTGATGACCACATCGACAACTTGTTTGCTGCCCAAGAAGTCGAAGGTCAGCACAATAACGGGAAATGCAAAGATACAGATTTCTGGGAAGTTACTGTTATCG AGGATGGCGTGAGAAAAGCTTCTAGGCTGAGCGTGAAGGAGGCTATAGCGCTCCCTTCCAATATAAAGATAGTACTCCCATTTAATAAAGAGCTGCAATTGATTGGTCAGGCCACTGGATTATTCAGCGTTTTCTTAGGGAGTTTGGGTGTAGATTATTCCCATTTTCCCATATGTGCAAACAGTTGGAAGCATGTGAACAAAGCTAAGAAGGAACATGCATACAACATAATTAAG CGGGTCTTTCACTATGAGAACGGTGTCGTAGGAAAAACAAAGCGCGATATTATGAAGAGAATAAGAAAGAACTGGAAGGATACAAAGCACCACTTGTATCATAGGTGTTACAAAGAAATAAAGACTTATGAGGAAAATCTTAAGCATCACCcgaaaggaatagaagaaaaTGAATGGAAAAATTTCATTGACTATCGCCAGAAGGAAGAAACAAAG GAAGCAATTGCGAATATTGAGAGGCAAGATGGATCCTCTAAGCACCTTTCACAAAATGATTCGCTAGCATAA